The Allocatelliglobosispora scoriae genome contains a region encoding:
- the gatC gene encoding Asp-tRNA(Asn)/Glu-tRNA(Gln) amidotransferase subunit GatC, with amino-acid sequence MAAISREEVAHLARLSRLAVTEQELDVFAGQLDVILQSVARIGDVAAGDIPPTSHSVPLTNVLREDVVVPGLTREEALSGAPDQAENRFRVPQILTEEA; translated from the coding sequence ATGGCCGCCATCTCCCGCGAAGAGGTAGCGCACCTCGCGCGCCTATCGCGGCTCGCCGTCACCGAGCAGGAGCTGGACGTTTTCGCCGGTCAGCTCGATGTCATCCTCCAGTCGGTGGCTCGCATCGGTGACGTCGCAGCCGGGGACATCCCGCCCACGTCGCACTCGGTGCCGCTGACCAACGTGCTCCGCGAGGACGTCGTCGTGCCGGGGCTCACCCGCGAGGAGGCGCTCTCCGGAGCACCCGACCAGGCTGAGAACCGCTTCCGCGTCCCGCAGATCCTGACCGAGGAGGCCTGA